In the Anaerobranca californiensis DSM 14826 genome, AAAGGGATGAAATGGTTAGAAAAACTGCAGCGAATTGACAGAAAGATTATTTATGCAGTTTTATTAGCTGCCATCATTATACCTTTACTGTTCCCATTAGGTATTGAAGTTAAAGTAAGTCAAGCTACCCAAGACTTTTACAATATTATAGAAAATTTACCTAAAGGATCAGTAATTCTAATATCCTATGACTTTGATGCAGCCTCAGCCCCTGAGCTATATCCACAAGCACAGGCCATTACAAGGCATGCATTAAATAAAGGTCATAAAATCATCGCAGTGGCAACATGGTATGCCGGCCCTACCTTTGCTGACAGGACATTTAACGCCGTTGCCGGCGATAAAGAATATGGAAAAGACTATGTTAACTTAGGCTTTAAACCTGGTGGAGGAGTAATGTTAAATGCACTAGCTAGGGATATCCACCAAACATTCCCGGAGGATGTCACTAGAACTAAAATAGGTTCCATTCCTATAATGCAAAATGTTAAAAACATTAACGATATTGACTTAATTATTAGTTTGTCAGCCGGTGATCCTGGTACTAGAACTTATGTTGAACAAATAGGTTCTCAATACGATGTGCCTATCCTGACTGGAGTTACCGCTGTATCTGCTCCTGGAATGACACCATACCTTCAATCTGGGGACTTAAAATCAATGATAAGTGGTTTGGCAGGTGCTGCCCAATACGAAACCCTTATCAATAGACCAGGGCTAGGCTTAGGTGGTATGGATGCCCAATCAGTTGCCCACTTCACCATTATCGCCTTTATACTAGTCGGTAATATAGCCTATGTTGTGACTAAAAAGAAAAAGAAATAAACCCTTGAAATTAAAGGAGGTGAATCCATGGAAACTTTAGGAATTTGGATAGCGGCTTTAGGTACTTTGGCAATACTCAGCTTTTTATATAAAGAAAACCCTGTATATCGTACAGTTGAACATATATTTGTAGGAACAGCTGCTGGTATCGGTTTATTCTGGGGCTTTGATACCATCAGAACCAATGCTTGGAACCCTGCATTTAATCCAGCCGATGGCGATAGTAGAAAACTTATTTTAATTATCCCAATGCTTTTAGGGGTACTTCTCTACACCCGCTTTATCGATAATGTTAAATGGGTAAGTAGAATTCCATTAGGCTTTATCATCGGTATTGGTAGTGCTTTGGCAATTAGGGGGGTAATAGGAGCATCTTTTATGAACCAAATAATTGCCACTATGAAAACTCCCCTTTGGGGTGAGATCAGGTTATTTGCCATTGATAGCTTACTACTAGTCCTTGGTGTTATTGGAACTTTGATGTATTTCTTCTTCTCCGCTGAGCAAAAAGGGGTACTAAAATACGGTTCTGTAATCGGAAAATGGACGATGATGATAGCCTTTGGAGCTGCCTTTGGTAATACAGTAATGGCTAGGGTTTCACTACTTATCGGAAGAATCTACTTCCTATTAGGTGAGTGGTTACAAATCCTATAATCTAAATATTGGCCCGCTTTGGCGGGCCAGCAAATTTTCTTTTTCAGGGGGTGAAATATATGAAATCCATCCTAGCAGTGGATTGTGGAAGTACCACTACAAAGGCAATATTGATTGAATTAGAAGGTGATACTTATAGGTTAAAGGTTAGGGGAGAAGCACCAACAACGGTTGAAAAACCCTTTGAAGATGTCACAAAGGGAGTAAGAAATGCCGTTCGGGAAGTGGAAGAACTGGCGGGTAAAGTGATAATGGATGAAATTGGAATAATTACACCTTCTCAAGGGGATAAAGGTGTAGACCTATTTTTAGCCACCAGTAGTGCCGGTGGAGGATTACAAATGATGGTAGCCGGTGTTGTCAAGAAAATGACGGCGGAAAGTGCCCAAAGGGCTGCTTTAGGGGCAGGGGCTATTGTTATGGATACCATAGCAGTAGATGATGGCAGGCTGTTATACCAAAAAATAGAGCGTATCCGCCAACTTAGGCCAGATATGGTTTTAGTGGCAGGGGGAATAGATGGAGGGACTAAATCCCATGTTGTGGAAATAGCAGAGATTTTAGCGGCAGCAGATCCCAAGCCGCGTTTGGGAAGTGGTTACAAACTGCCCATTATATACTGTGGAAATAAAGATGCCAGGGAAGAAGTAAAAGAACTATTAAATGAAAAGGTAGATTTAAGGTTTGTTCCGAACATCAGACCAGTATTGGAAAAAGAAGTTTTAGGCCCCGCAAGGGAGGAGATACATAACTTATTTATGGAACATGTTATGGCTCAGGCCCCTGGTTATAAAAAATTAAAGGGCTGGACCCATGCTCCGATAATGCCTACACCCGGTGCCGTAGGTAAAATAATTCAAACTGTAGCAGAAGAAAATGATATCAATGTAATTGGTGTGGATATTGGGGGAGCTACAACCGATGTATTTTCTATGTTTGATAAAACCTTTAACAGAACTGTCAGTGCTAATTTAGGAATGAGCTATAGTATTTGTAATGTTCTAGTGGAAACAGGGATAGAAAATATTATGAGATGGATACCCTTTGAAATTGACCCCTATGAAATAAAAAATCGCATCCGCAATAAAATGATCAGACCTACTACCATTCCCCATACATTAGAAGATTTAATTGTAGAACAGGGAATAGCAAGGGAAGCATTAAGGTTAGCCTTTGAACACCATAAAACTTTAGCAGTGGGTTTAAGGGGTGTACAAAGACAGCGAAGTATAGGTGATGCCTTCCAACAGACTACAGGGGAAGAAACGATTATTAAAATGAACGAACTAGATATGCTAATTGGCAGTGGTGGAGCACTTTCCCATGCCCCACGGAGGGTACAAAGTGCCTTAATGATGATGGATGCCTTTGGGCCTGAAGGGATTACCCAATTAGCAGTAGATAGCATTTTTATGATGCCTCAACTAGGGGTGTTGTCAACGGTTCATCCTAAAGCCGCCACTGAAGTTTTTGAAAGGGATTGCTTAATCCATCTCGGTACTTGCGTAGGGGCAACGGGAAATATTAAAATAGGTTCTCCAGCTTTAAAAATTAGATATAGTGTTAATGGTAAATTAATGGAAGAAGTAGTGGAAGGTGGAAGTATAAAACTAATTCCTTGTCAAGATAAACTAGAGGTAGAAATCCATCCGGCAGTTGGTATAGATGTAGGTAATGGTAAAGGTAAGGTTTTGAAAAAAGAATTAAGGGGTGGAGTATGTGGCATTTTCTTAGATTGTAGAGGAAGGCCATTAACTATTGCTTCTGAGCCCAAACAAAGGGCTAAACAATTATTAACTTGGTTTAAACAAGTCAATTTATATCCCATGATTAGTGTGGGTTAAATGAGGGGAGGTCTAAAAAATGAGTGATGCCTATACCCCAGGTTTAATGGTAACAGAAATGACAGAAGTACGAAAGCTAAGGAGGCTACCTTTAAAGGGGGAAGTTTTAGTAAATAAAGGTGAAAAGGTGACTCCCAATACAATAGTGGCAAAAACCAATGTGCCAGGTCGCCCCCATGTTATCAATGTCGCTAATCTCCTCAACATTGAGCCGGAAGACTTACCAGAAACAATGGTTGTTAAAATAGGTGACCATGTAAAACCTAACAGTCTTATCGCTAAATATCGGGCGTTGTTTGGCTTATTCAAAGGGGAATGTCGCTGTCCAGTAGAAGGGGTTGTGGAACACATTTCCGATGTGACAGGTCAAGTGACAATTAGAGAGCCTGCTATACCTGTAGAAGTAACGGGATATATTCAAGGAACAGTATTAGATGTCTTACCAGAGGAAGGAGTAATTGTACAAACCCCTGCAGCTTTTATCCAAGGGATTTTTGGTGTAGGTGGGGAAAACTACGGGGGATTAAAAATGGCTGTAAGTAAACCTACAGATATCTTAACAGATAAGAT is a window encoding:
- a CDS encoding glutamate mutase L, encoding MKSILAVDCGSTTTKAILIELEGDTYRLKVRGEAPTTVEKPFEDVTKGVRNAVREVEELAGKVIMDEIGIITPSQGDKGVDLFLATSSAGGGLQMMVAGVVKKMTAESAQRAALGAGAIVMDTIAVDDGRLLYQKIERIRQLRPDMVLVAGGIDGGTKSHVVEIAEILAAADPKPRLGSGYKLPIIYCGNKDAREEVKELLNEKVDLRFVPNIRPVLEKEVLGPAREEIHNLFMEHVMAQAPGYKKLKGWTHAPIMPTPGAVGKIIQTVAEENDINVIGVDIGGATTDVFSMFDKTFNRTVSANLGMSYSICNVLVETGIENIMRWIPFEIDPYEIKNRIRNKMIRPTTIPHTLEDLIVEQGIAREALRLAFEHHKTLAVGLRGVQRQRSIGDAFQQTTGEETIIKMNELDMLIGSGGALSHAPRRVQSALMMMDAFGPEGITQLAVDSIFMMPQLGVLSTVHPKAATEVFERDCLIHLGTCVGATGNIKIGSPALKIRYSVNGKLMEEVVEGGSIKLIPCQDKLEVEIHPAVGIDVGNGKGKVLKKELRGGVCGIFLDCRGRPLTIASEPKQRAKQLLTWFKQVNLYPMISVG